GGCGATCATCGACAAGCGGCGCAGCGGCCCGAACGTCTCCGAAGTCATGCATATTATCGGCGATGTCGAGGGGAAGGTCTGTCTGATTGTCGACGACATGATCGATACCGCCGGCACCCTCTGTCAGGCGGCCCAGGCGCTGAAGGAGAAAGGGGCGGACAAGATCTACGCCAGCGCCACCCATCCCGTGCTCTCCGGGCCGGCCCTCGACCGCATCAACGGCAGTTGCCTGGAAGAGGTCTGGGTGACCAACACCATTCCCATTGAGGACAAGCTGGAGCAGTGCGACCGGTTGCGGATTCTCTCCGTTGCCGAGCTGCTGGCGGAGGCGATCCGGCGCATCCATGGCGATGAATCGGTCAGTTCGCTTTTTGTCTGAAACAGGTCAACAAACGGTAAGTCACTGGAGGATACCGATATGGCTCAAGCAGAATTGAATGTCACCGCACGGACCAGGACCGGCAAGGGTGGAGCCCGCGCGGTTCGCAGGGAAAAACTCGTCCCGGCCGTGGTCTACGGCAAGGGGATGGAGCCCTGTGCCATCACCGTCGATCCCCGGGCGCTGGACAAGGCCCTGGATGACGAGGCCGGCTGGAACACCCTGATCACTCTCAAGGGCGACGGTCCCTTCGACGGCAAGCAGGTGATCGTCAAGGATATGCAGATCGACCCGCTGCGCCGCGAAGTGCTGCATGTCGATTTTCAGGCCATCGACCTGAGCGCCAAGGTCAGCGTCATGGTGCCGGTGCATCCTGTCGGCAAGTCTGAAGGGGAGAAGCTGGGCGGCAACCTGGAGGTCATCCGCCACGAGCTGGAAGTGCTCTGTCTGCCGACCGACATCCCCTCGGCCATCGAGGTCGATGTTGCGGCGCTGAACATCGGCGATGTTCTGCATGTTGCCGATATCCAGCCGCCGGCGGGGGTCGAGATCCCCTATGATGTCAACTTCACCGTGATTACCTGCACCGGCCACAAGCCGGAAGCCGGTGAGGGTGCCGAAGGCGAAGAGGGCGCAGAGGGCGCAGAGTCGTCCGAAGGCTGAGCTGAGTTGTCGTGAAGCTGATTGTCGGACTTGGCAATCCCGGCGAACGTTACCGGTTGACCAGGCACAATATCGGCTTCATGGTGGCCGAGCGTCTGGCGGCTCGCAACGGCTTGTCACTGAAGCGGCGCGGACACCAGGGTATCCATGGCGTCGGTCGGGTCGGCAACGAACAGGTCACGGTGCTGTTGCCCCAGACATTCATGAATCACAGCGGCGCCAGCGTTGGTTCCGCCGTTCGGTCCCTCGGCATCGCGCCGGGAGATCTGCTTGTCATTCATGACGATCTCGATCTCGACTACGGCCGCATCCGCTTTCGGGCCGGAGGCGGTCATGGCGGTCACAACGGCCTGCGGCACATCATCCAGGTGTTGGGACACGGCGATTTCGCTCGTTGCAAGCTCGGCATCGGCCGACCGCCGGCCGGGCAGGAAGTCGTCGACTATGTGCTGCGCCCCTTCGGTAGGGACCAGGCCCGCCGGCTCGAGGAGCTGGTCGACCGAGCCGCCGAGGCGGTCGAGCTGTTTGTGACCGGCGGTCTGCAGGCCGCCATGAACAAGTTCAATAATCAGGTTCTTACGGACTGATTCTAAATCCAAAAAACAGAGAGGGAAAAAGCCAATGGAACTGCAGATCTTTGCTCCCATCCTCGGGGTGATCGGTTTTGCCATCGCCATTGTCCTGTACAATCTGGTCAAGGCGCAGCCGGTCGGCAACGAGACGATGAAGGAAATCTCTGAGGCCATCCACGCCGGGGCCATGGCCTTTCTCGGTCGCGAATACCGGGTGCTGGCGGTTTTCATCATCCTGGTCTTCGGCCTGATCGCCATGGGGATGAATTTCCAGACCGCCTTCACCTTTCTTGGCGGCGCCATCTGCTCGATGACCTGCGGTTTCATCGGCATGAAGGCGGCCACCCGGGCCAATGTCCGCACTTCCGAGGCCGCCCGTACCGAAGGACAGGCCAAGGCGCTGCTGGTCTCCTTCAACGGCGGCGCCGTCATGGGGCTCGCGGTGGCCTCGCTCGGCCTGGTCGGCGTCGGTGTCGCCTTCATCGCCTTCGGTGATCCGAGCACCGCCCAGTACATCAACGGCTTCGCCATGGGGGCTTCCTCCATCGCCCTGTTCGCCCGTGTCGGCGGTGGCATCTACACCAAGGCCGCCGATGTCGGC
This region of Geothermobacter ehrlichii genomic DNA includes:
- a CDS encoding 50S ribosomal protein L25/general stress protein Ctc encodes the protein MAQAELNVTARTRTGKGGARAVRREKLVPAVVYGKGMEPCAITVDPRALDKALDDEAGWNTLITLKGDGPFDGKQVIVKDMQIDPLRREVLHVDFQAIDLSAKVSVMVPVHPVGKSEGEKLGGNLEVIRHELEVLCLPTDIPSAIEVDVAALNIGDVLHVADIQPPAGVEIPYDVNFTVITCTGHKPEAGEGAEGEEGAEGAESSEG
- the pth gene encoding aminoacyl-tRNA hydrolase; protein product: MKLIVGLGNPGERYRLTRHNIGFMVAERLAARNGLSLKRRGHQGIHGVGRVGNEQVTVLLPQTFMNHSGASVGSAVRSLGIAPGDLLVIHDDLDLDYGRIRFRAGGGHGGHNGLRHIIQVLGHGDFARCKLGIGRPPAGQEVVDYVLRPFGRDQARRLEELVDRAAEAVELFVTGGLQAAMNKFNNQVLTD